Sequence from the Nitrosospira multiformis genome:
ACAGAATATGAATCTGGGACAAATGCAGTGCTCAGCTTACCGTCTAAACCCGCAATCCGAGCAGTTCAACGTTGTGATGATCCGACTCTCACGCTTACACTGGCAGCAGCATTTGATAACGATCCAGTGACGAGATTCTGTGTTCGCACAGATGCCCGCCGCCACTGGGCCATGCGAGTCGGCTTCAAACGAGCGCTGGATTTATATCAACCATACGGCTTAACCTTTATCGCAAACGATGGAGCGGGTGCTGCGCTTTGGGCCCGTCATGACCAATGGCAATTCACGTTCTGGCAAGAGTGTTCGCTCATTCCACTGTATATGCGCGTCTGTGGCATCAGTCGCTTCATGCATCTCAGTCGCGGATTCGACGCGATGAAATTACACCATCCGGTTGAACGTCATTATTATCTCTACTTGCTCGGTGTACATCCTGACCACCAGTCACATGGCTTGCACTGCAGTTGCAGAACATGCACTGGACATTGCGGATGATGGATCCAACGACTGGATGGAATCACACGACCCCGAAAACCGTGGCTGGCAGTTCAATGGGGAGCACGTGCAGCGCTCCAGGTTGCGCGTAGAGACGAGAAAATGGTTTCTATCAAAACTGATGCCCAAGGTATAGGGCGACAAATCCTCAGTGGAGCTGAGTGGCTCGCTGGACCTCGCTAAGGAAATTCTTGCTGCACGTAAGAGGGTAGCGAAGAAATGTGTCACAGAATGAAATAATGCCGCCCCCAAAGGTAAATTTGTTTATCGGCAAAGAATCGTCCTACTGAGGCTGTTGGCTGCTGAATTTCCACACGTGTTTTGACCCCATCAACATCGCGGTGTGCAATTGAGCGAGACTGCCAGGAGGTCGCGGGCGATTGTACCTGATAAGTTGCTATTTGGAACTTCCAGCAGCATTCCTAGCTCATGATCGTCCATTGCAGAGAGGTCGTGTCTTAACACAGCCCTCCCCCACGGCCGAATCACTGCTAATTCACATAATCGGCCACCTTGCTGAGCGCATAGATGTGACTGTGCAGCTCATGCATAAGCCACCAAGCAATGACCGGGCATCTTGGCCACCGGACCGTTGTGGAAGTCGGCATTACGAACATCGATGTCAAGATAATATAAATAAATTGTGAGTTATTTGTGAACTAAAGTTATCCATGATCGTCTTACGAGGACACCAGTAAGGTGCGGAGCACCTCTTAAAAAAGTACTTTCGTAAACGCAACCACAGGAGAACTTGAAAATGAGCAAACATGTTACTTATTTGCGGACCCTCGAAGGCAACATCGAGCGCTTGCCAAATGCCATCACCACGCAACTCGGTAATTCGCTGCATCCCTACCATTATGAAGAAACCCTCGTGGGCTGGCCTGAATCCAAGGTATATTGGGCGAACGCCAGAGGTCCTGCCGTGGGTCTGGCACCGCTGGACGCAACTTTCGAGATTAGATGATCGTTACAGCGTGAGAAATAAACGAGGAGCTACGTGGGTTGAAACGTGGGTATAGAAAGTTAATATAATAAATATTACTTTATAAACATAGATATATACAATATTTTTGGCGGAGGCGGTGAGATTCGAACTCACGGTAGAGTTGCCCCTACGGCAGTTTTCAAGACTGCTGCCTTAAACCGCTCGGCCACGCCTCCCAAATGGGTCGCACGAATCATACCGTTTTGGGACTAATTTTTCCAGTAAGGCCTCTATACCCATAATGATATTGCAACTTTCCATAAACATGCGTAGTCTTATGCATGTAGAAGTTCGTCAACCAAGGAGACGTCATGCAACCTGAACTGAGATATTCCGGCTCAATCGCGCAAACCGGGCTTGCTGTTGTTCGCAACAAGGTCCTGCGCAACACCTACTGGATGCTCGGCCTGACCATGATTCCGACGATGTTCGGCGCAATGATTGGGATGAGCACCAATTTCGCATTCCTTGCGCAAGCGCCGATCATGGGGCCGCTGGTGATGCTGGCCGTAATGATGGGCCTGCTGTTTGGGGTGAGCGCCACGCGCAATAGCGTGATGGGGATTGTGTTGCTGTTCCTGTTTACGTTCGTTGCGGGCTGGTGGCTGGGGCCGATGCTGCAATATGCGCTTCATTTCAAGAATGGCGCGCAACTGATAGGAACCGCCGCCGCCGGAACGGGAATGATCTTCTTCACCCTGGCAGGAATCGCGACAGTAACCAAGAAAGATTTTGGCTTCATGCAAAATTTCCTGTTCGTGGGGCTGGTGTTACTGATCATCGCGTCCATCGCTAACCTGTTCTTCGCCATGCCGGCAGCTTCGCTCGCCATCTCGGCCGTTGCGGTGCTGCTGTTTTCCGGCTTTATCCTGTTTGACGTGAGCCGTATCGTTAACGGTGGAGAAACCAACTACGTCATGGCGACGATGGGCATTTATCTTAGCCTCTATAATCTGTTTACCAGCCTGCTGCATCTGTTGTTGGCATTCTCGGGTGAACGAGACTGACAGTCTGAGTAATCTTTGATGAAAAAGGGCGACTGTTACCAGCCGCCCTTTTTTATTCCCAATCCTTTTTCCAATCATCTCTCTAAACGGCGGCTTTTTCAAACAAAGCAATGGATTCGACATGTGCGGTGTGCGGAAACATATTCACCACCCCTGCTGCCTTCAATACATATCCCTTCCCATGCACCAGCACGCCCGCATCGCGGGCCAGCGTAGCCGGATTGCAGGATACATACACAATGCGCGGGGGCGCTGCGCTTCCTTCTCCCAACGAATTGACCGCGGCAATTGCACCCTCGCGTGGCGGATCAATCAGCATTTTGTCGAAATATCCCTGCCCTTGCATCCAGGCTTCATTTATTTCAAACAGGTTGGCTTCGATGAATTGCGTATTACGCGCGAGCCCATTGCGTCTCGCATTCTCCCCCGCTCGCCTGACCATGGCCGCGCTGCCCTCGTAACCCGCCACATGCGCGCCACGCCGCGCGATTGGCAGGGTGAAATTTCCCAATCCGCAGAATAAATCCGCAATGCGTTCCGCCGGTCGCGGATCGAGCAAATTCAGCGCACGTCGCACCAGTATCCGGTTCATAGCGGGATTGACCTGGGTAAACTCGGTCGGGTGAAACGGCATGACAATATCGAATTCCGGCAGGGTGTAATTCAACTCCGGCGCGTTTTCCGGGTAAAACGGATAAGCCGTCTGCGGGCTGCCTTCAGGTTGCAGGAAAAACTGAATGTGATGCCGATCGGCGAAAGCCTTGAGTAATGCTTCGTCCCGTGAGGTAAGCGGCTCCAGGATACGCAATACCAGCACATCTACATCCTCGCCCAACGATACCTCGATTTGCGGGATACGGTCGCGGATCGATAGGCTTCCCACCAGTTCCCGTAACGGCAGGATGAGCCTGGAAATACGCGAGGGCATGACTTCGCAAGCCCGCATATCGGCGACAAAACTGCTGCGCTTCTCGTGAAAGCCGACTAGAACGCCGCCCTTCTTGGCGACATAGCGCACCGACAGCCGCGCGCGGTAGCGATAACCCCAGGCTGCCCCATATACAGCAGGCAGGATTAATTCGGGCTCGACCTTGCCGATATGCTTGAGATTGTCTTCCAGAACGCGTTGTTTTGCCGCCACCTGAGCGCGAGCGTCCATGTGCTGCAGGCTGCATCCGCCGCATATCCCGAAGTGTCTGCATTGGGGTGTGACCCGCGCATATCCTGGCCTGAGAACCTGCCCCACCTGCGCCATCTCGAAGTTTGATTTCTTGCGATAGGGATTGTAGGTGACCACTTCACCGGGCAGCGCACCTTCAATGAAGATGACTTTACCTTCCGCGTGGGCAACCCCGCGGCCTTCCTGATCCAGGGATTCGATGGTGACGGGGGCAATCATCCTAAAGCCGGCAGTTGGACGGGGCAAGGTGAATAAGCGTCGTCGTTGCCGCTACGGCCACTGACCGAGAAATTCCTGCCAGTGAGGTTCGGAAGACTTGCCCAAGGTGAAGCGTACCAGCTCGCATTCGCGTTGATACTGCTCGTCGTCGAGAATACCGCGCATGAGCTGGAAACGCAAAAAGACCAGATAGGTATTCACTACATCGGTTTCACAGTAGCTGCGAATTGCGGCGATTTCCCCATTCTGGAAGGCGCCCCAGACTTGGGAACCCTCCATGCCGAACTTTCCGGGAAAGCCCATCAGCTTCGCCAATTCGTCCAGCGGTGCATTGGCGCGCGGCTGATACAGCGCCAGTAAATCCATTAAATCGAGATGACGCGTATGGTAGCGGCTGAGGTAGTTGTTCCATTTAAACTCGCGGTCATCATCGCCCATCTCCCAGTAACGGCGTGCCTGTAGCCCATGAATCAGGCCGCGGTAATGAAGTACTGGCAGATCGAAGCCCCCGCCATTCCAGGACACCAATTGCGGGGTGTATTTATCGATGCCTTCGAAGAACCGGCGAATGAGTTCCGCTTCGGAGTCTGCCGCACTTCCTAGTGACCATACGCGAAAATCATTCTTGTCGCGCAGTGCACACGAGATTGCGACGATCTTCTGTATGTGTAATTGCAGGAAATCGTTGCCGACAGCCTGGCGGTGCGACTGAAACGCCATGTCGGCAATATCGGCGGCAGCAAGCTCCGGGCCAAGATCATGAAGCTTGCGCAATCCCTCGATATCGGGAACCGTCTCGATATCGAAAACCAGTACCGGCGTCACGTTAAGGGGATCTCAAACGAATTTGATTTGCGAATTTGCGGATTTGCCAATTTATGGTTTGGGATTCTATTTTCTGACCCACGAACCGCTCGCCGCCTGGTACCACCACCCCGGTCTGGCTAATTCGATCCAGCGTTGACCAAAAGTGGAACGGATATCCCCTTCCCATTCGGGCTGGCCATTGGCCCGGGCTATTTCGCGATAAAGTGCATTTCTGTCCTGATTCTCGGAGGCAATCAAGGCATTGACCGACTGGCGTGCCGACAATGGCAGCGCGTTGGCGTCACGCATGGCAATAAGCCCGTCGCGCGTAAGCCCTACCGCACCTCTCGCATAGTATGGCTCCAATTGGCTGTGCCGCTGCTGCATGCTTTGCTTGAGGGTCGCAATCGCCGGCGTATTGATCTCGATATCGGCCGCCGTGTAGCCAGCGAACGATGCCGGAAGCAGTATCATCAGCAATATCAAACGGGAAACTGGATTGCGCATGGTATTCACCTTTAATGTTACGGTTGTAACGGTCGCTATGGTTGCACAGGGGGTTGGGAAGGAACGGGCTTATCCGTCACCTGCCCGCCCTCTTCGGGCTTTTTGAGCTGCCACACTTCTTCGATGATCTTGTCCGCCGCTTTTTCGGCCGCGGCTGCGGGGAAATAAATATTAATGGTGACACATCCAGACAGTAATGTACCCGTCAGTGTCAGCAAGCCTGCGCGAAAAAGAATATTTTTCATATCGTCCCTACTGAAAGATAGGTTTAACGTTTGCTTGAGTGATCCGCTGCAGGCGGTTAATCAGTTCCCACCAGTCCACATCGCGATTATAGCCTATCACTGTGATCGCCGGAATTCCACCACCTTTGACGATGACATAACCTTGCGCCGGATGCTCGGACGCTATCCCGCCCATATGGCAAACACCGTTGCGCAGTGAACAGCTCCAGCCGATCTTTGAATAGCCGAATTCCTCAAAAATATGCAGGAAACTGCGCTGAATCGCCGCTGCCGCCCCCGATCCTCCCAGAGAGGAAATATTCTGCACGGCGGCCTGGCTGATACGGCGCGGATAGTTGCCAGGGCTGCTCATGATGCTGGCGTCAAACTTTATCGGTTTCCAGTCAAAAAGTTCAAGGCCATGCACCGCCACATCAATGCGGCCTTGCATATTACCGAATGAAAACACGCCGGTCAGCAGATTGAGATCGAGATTGCGCATATTCAGATCTCCCACAAGCGACGGTGCCCGGCCCATCGGGTCCAGCACCATCATGTTT
This genomic interval carries:
- a CDS encoding Bax inhibitor-1/YccA family protein; the encoded protein is MQPELRYSGSIAQTGLAVVRNKVLRNTYWMLGLTMIPTMFGAMIGMSTNFAFLAQAPIMGPLVMLAVMMGLLFGVSATRNSVMGIVLLFLFTFVAGWWLGPMLQYALHFKNGAQLIGTAAAGTGMIFFTLAGIATVTKKDFGFMQNFLFVGLVLLIIASIANLFFAMPAASLAISAVAVLLFSGFILFDVSRIVNGGETNYVMATMGIYLSLYNLFTSLLHLLLAFSGERD
- the rlmD gene encoding 23S rRNA (uracil(1939)-C(5))-methyltransferase RlmD, whose amino-acid sequence is MIAPVTIESLDQEGRGVAHAEGKVIFIEGALPGEVVTYNPYRKKSNFEMAQVGQVLRPGYARVTPQCRHFGICGGCSLQHMDARAQVAAKQRVLEDNLKHIGKVEPELILPAVYGAAWGYRYRARLSVRYVAKKGGVLVGFHEKRSSFVADMRACEVMPSRISRLILPLRELVGSLSIRDRIPQIEVSLGEDVDVLVLRILEPLTSRDEALLKAFADRHHIQFFLQPEGSPQTAYPFYPENAPELNYTLPEFDIVMPFHPTEFTQVNPAMNRILVRRALNLLDPRPAERIADLFCGLGNFTLPIARRGAHVAGYEGSAAMVRRAGENARRNGLARNTQFIEANLFEINEAWMQGQGYFDKMLIDPPREGAIAAVNSLGEGSAAPPRIVYVSCNPATLARDAGVLVHGKGYVLKAAGVVNMFPHTAHVESIALFEKAAV
- a CDS encoding 3'-5' exonuclease, which encodes MTPVLVFDIETVPDIEGLRKLHDLGPELAAADIADMAFQSHRQAVGNDFLQLHIQKIVAISCALRDKNDFRVWSLGSAADSEAELIRRFFEGIDKYTPQLVSWNGGGFDLPVLHYRGLIHGLQARRYWEMGDDDREFKWNNYLSRYHTRHLDLMDLLALYQPRANAPLDELAKLMGFPGKFGMEGSQVWGAFQNGEIAAIRSYCETDVVNTYLVFLRFQLMRGILDDEQYQRECELVRFTLGKSSEPHWQEFLGQWP
- a CDS encoding YdbL family protein — encoded protein: MRNPVSRLILLMILLPASFAGYTAADIEINTPAIATLKQSMQQRHSQLEPYYARGAVGLTRDGLIAMRDANALPLSARQSVNALIASENQDRNALYREIARANGQPEWEGDIRSTFGQRWIELARPGWWYQAASGSWVRK